ACGTTTCATTTTCCGTCTGTCACAATATAaaaacagaagagtcaagcttcaaATAGGAAAACAATACAATTTCCATTTATGAgtgacatgctaatggtctaatccaattaaatgatttatgctaagctaagctaaaagtgctcctgccagacctgttGAATGTctgaatagattttaaaaatgataaaactcaactgtttaactttaggggagCTGTAAatgaacttatttttttttaaaagtggagtattactttaaaataaatgccaTAAACAATGTCTGAACAACATATTGAGATTGAGAAAAGTAGAAGTTTGCTTATCAATTCTCTGTTTTTTCTCTTGTCTTTAAGGATGTCTGTTGTAAGCATCATTGCCAGGGAAATCCTGGACTCTCGGGGAAACCCTACAGTGGAGGTGGACCTGAGAACCGATAAAGGTGAATCAATACAGTCTCTCTACTCAGCAGAATAGCATAAGCCGGCTTGCTAATACATGCAAAACAATATGTGGTACAGttcaatatacagctgaagtcagaatgttttcaattgttttctttttcaaatatctcctaaatgatgtttaacagagcagggaatttttcacagtatgtccgatattatatatatatttttctggagaaagtcttatttgtttatttcatctaaaataaaagcataaaattttttatataaaaaacggggggctaataattcaggggggctaataattcagacttcaactataagagtcatttaaaaaatgaattcctCCACAAATGTCCATTAAAAATAAGTTCCTCTTGAAAGCATATTGGAAAAAGGCATAAATGGAAGAATATGgtttggtaataataaatgtttaatgtgtTTTCAGGTCTGTTTAGGGCTGCGGTGCCCAGCGGAGCATCCACAGGCATCTACGAGGCTCTGGAACTCCGAGACGGAGACAAGAGCCGCTATAATGGCAAAGGTCAGCATTCAAAGACTACTTAGGGATTGGATAAAACTAAAAAGATCTCTTTTTTTGACACCTTGTACTATTGATATTTAATTTGATCCGTCTTGACCCATGTTTTAAGGTGTACTGAAGGCTGTCGGACACATTAATGACACTCTTGGGCCGGCCATCATTGCGTCTGTAAGTGaaataaagcacattttagtataaataatcaaacaatcaGAATTCAACCAGCATCAGAAGGATTATAAACTgcgatctgtgtgtgtttgcttaaTTCTGGAAAAGATTACCTAAGCTTAGCAGATTAATTtctatgaaattaaaataaaataaagaaacaaataagtCACAGGTTTCATGTATAGACACTTGAAgacaaaattagttttaaaatattttccaagtgctcTTTAATGTAGAggatctgcttgttaagtcgtgacgtatgtaATACAGTTTCCGGGTCtaagccactactcatttgaattgagaaaatatttgtttatggccatatcacacattaaagtgaattctatataaaatcatggtgtacactacactctctgggcttgctgcatcacaaataccaaaattttaacaatttataaaaaattaatcactttctagccatcggatattaggcatggttttatatatatatatatatatatatatatatatatatatatatatatatatatatatatgtaaaaccatagcctccgccgctgagactgcagctctgcacaagacgtttggccagaggagaaattaaaatgcaacataattacagtacataatattttactatttatttttcaagatactagtattaaagtgacatttaaaggcttaactatgctAATTTGGTAACCTAGGCAAGTAAGTGGACAACAGtttattccaacccaggctcattctgaaaacgtagtcctgcagacgtttctggagaccgcgaattatgtagccggaggtacgtatggctgcatttaattttttaagcgaacgctacggggcggtatgacaccgttccttttagcgcttactggctgaccgcttacctttgtgtggagggctttcccgccgcaaccagatTGTCAAGTTAGCttgtcctgtacgtcggcggacttgagacgcagagaggagctgaccacgacgacgatgaccgggtttgagtccggggaagagcagcTCCAGAAatcaagtaagacaaaaacagaatccaagaaatacagtgaacaagttcataacagggtgagaatgtggtaaaatccgaaaacgtggtaaaaaaaaaaatcagacgagggctgatttttctggacggcttttgtaaattgttggttgggtttaaggaagtaagcaggcaggtcaatcggtaaaattggttgggtttagggaagaaggagggcggctcggccggccgattggcctgtcgcacagtcaatcattcagcgAGTCGGACAGATGGTCGttcgacagtgacctctggtgggtttacgcgagaacagcgtgtGCGCGGGTGCGAACGGAACTCGTGAGAGACATTTGTGAAGCAAAAAagtgcacacagtggcctctcgcggattcgcgaaaacaaaaactgcaaaaatacgtaccacGCGGGACATATTTcttggtctccagaaacgtttgcgggactacattttcagaatgaatctgggttggtttattctgtagccaatcaaaaaaaaaaaagattaaggtGGCTTATAATATTAAGccgaaaaataaaaaactttgctctgttaaacatcacttgggaaatatttgaaaataaacaatcaaaatttTATCTAAACTTCaagataattaattataataatgataattatgtcattattaaaggtgcaatatgtaagtttgacacccagtggttaaactagcaCTCCTGGTCCAAAACACATTTTCGCTCGGCTcgacgcaagcgcaggttgccagattgacgacaacAACAAGAGCCTGACTGttaagcctaaaggctgatttaagactgatttaaaccgtgttcaaactaaaagcaatggcacgagatagaaggaatattttccatattaaaaggagtttttgctctaaccaacacctgaaatttatattttagaaacagcttctgtttcttgcagctgagcaacagaaaactgacagtgatcacctcatgcgctttattcagtgttaaatgctaataatgtgactatgaatgccatttcacatgatatttattgccatactactgaaagcagcagcagatattcacctcagatcttgaaaataaaataaaccgtctcaAATTGAacattagaactgtgactcagtgcgaaccaacacatatcagcgattcagcatctacatttaatgatGTTGAAAAGGTCTAATATGTAATAATTCGATTATAACCCTTACCATTTCgttagagtgcagtgagtgcactattctgtgcgtCAAAACGGCtacatttaaatttctgtcgtgtttcgtctggtgcaaacagccaaatttatTATCACTGCGAATCtcgtcacgtagtgtgttgttaggacacagagtTACAATATGACCTGCTCATTTAATGTTTACGTTGCACACTTTGAGAGTCTTCATGACTAAGTGAATGAAtcatgctgttttccaccaaggcaacccaagGTACTGAAATATCATTTGCTAAACTGGcagggttaaatgaccaaaacaaagacggaCGTTCTGGCATGGaagacacattttcaaagcagaatatggTACTTTTATGCTTTCGAagtgtcaaaaacttacatacagcacctttaaggttTAATTACATTTATGTACATCAGCAGTGAAATTTTGGAAACTGTATAGGAAACATTCTTAACTTGTATTTACATCtgcaatattttgttaaaatGGACGTATCTATAgctacatttgttatttaatacattttcattatgatttacattattttacagcCTCTTGTGTTTTCTCATCCCATGCAGTTTCCTCCTCCAGATGTTCTCCCCGCTTCTTTCCCAATAATTTTCGATCTgacttttttttcacagtttaatTCCAAATAAGTGTTAATggaattatttgttatttgtttgtttgtttgtttgtttgttttacagatCAGATTCCGATCAGACGGGATCAGAATCAGATCCCACCCCTGCACTTTTTAAACCATGTTTTCTATTCATAATTTACACCCCGTTTACTTATAACAGGAGATTTTAAAACAGCTGCTTCAAATCTACCAATGGCAGAGACACAAAATCTCCTATTATCCAGGTCTCGATTTTCATtatgattatacacatttcaTTCTTTCGTTCTTTTCATGtccttttttatttcttaatcttCACTCTACAATGCGAAAGCTAAGGAGCCTAAACATGCTACAATAGTCTTTATGAGGATTTGTGATAATtggtgattgtttttttttctgattgacAAGACTCATTTGACAACAGCAGGGTTAATGAATTCATGTTTTTAACAAGCATCAATCAAGTGCtgtattgttactattattattaacctgGAGAGTTTTATATCTTCATGATGTGAACTTTAGGAGATCAGTGTGATGGAACAGGAGAAACTGGACAACATGATGATCGAAATGGACGGCACGGAGAACAAATGTgagtacaatataaaaaaaaatcatatttttaaggCTTACAGTAGTTTAAAGGCCGTGTGACATAAAAagtactgtaaatcagttacagcaaaatactgtatttacatttacagaaccatttattttgctgtatacGTATTTACAGAACGCTATGCATAtctttactataaaatatacagtaatagaACACAATAGGTACACTTTATAGAAACAGAGAACATTAACTGGGTTTCCATCATTCTCTGTTTCTACACCTATTGTGTTCACCTGTTCCTTGTTTAATTAATCCgggcaagttaatccactgaaaatatttgtttgttttggtaatcttcaaacaGAGTCTGACCAATCGTGTTTGGATTTCCACAAACTTGAAATTATAAAATGACATTTCCAAATCAGTGACTTACTTATGTACTTATTCAGCCGCATGTTTAGTGCTGTACTTCAGTAAATGATTAAAACATTCGATGATCTAGAACAGGGATcgccaaacttgttcctggagggtgttctgcagattttagctccaaccctaatcaaacacacctgaacaggctaatcaaggtcttactaggtatacttgaaacacccaggcaggtgtgttgaggcaagttggagctaaaccctgcagggcaccggacctccaggaacaagattggtgacacCTGACCttgaatgagaaaaaaataaacataaaatatatccaTATAAATAATTTGCTAAATGAGCCATACAGGccataattcattaattaaatttccttcagcttagtcccttatttatcaggggtcaccacagcggaatgaaccactaactatttcagcatatgttttacacagtggttgcccttccagctgcaacccagtactggaaaacacctatacactctcacattcacaaacacacacagactacggccaatttagttcatccaattcatctatagtgcatgtctttgtactgtgggggaaagcggacaCGGTGTCACAATCATAAGCGATCTAGTCCATgtagatcactggtaaacacgcagatcggtttagaactacaaatccgccattatgtGGACTACAGATGCAGTCATGCActgctcacacgcacctgttctgGATTCCgctgactgcacacacacacacacagccggagTATCTTTATGGACTGATTACATTGACTTTAAATACAAcgcgcgcacatacacacatctTGGCTGAGTCTTTTGTTATGTGAATGGGATGCTGACAacggagtgcagatccaaatgcagggtttattaggagaatagtcaggcaagcaacagtcaacacaagagcaaacagatgtaaacaGGAAAATCCAGAGTTGTGGTCAATAAAGAGGCAGATGgtcaaaggcaggcagcagacaggaataaacaataaaacaaagtgaGGGTCAAACACAGCAAGACAAGGCAAAGGAAACTGTTCACAGTAGAGTTGAGCAAGACTCAGCCAAGacgtgtgtgtgcgctgtatttaaagtccatgtaatcagtcaatAACAATCCTCTGGCTGTGTTTGCAGTCAgcggaatccggaacaggtgcgtgtgagcagtgcatgactggaactgtagtccatataatggcggatttgttGTTCTATATCGATctgggtgtttaccagtgatctacaaggattagatcgctgATGATTGTGACACACGggaagaaaatgcaaactccacacaaaaaatgccaactggcccagccgggacttgaaccaacaaccttcttgctgtgaggcaatcgtacTGAGCCACCTTGTTGTTCCTTGgtttcatttaaaaactaaaaataatccaCCTGTGggtttctatatatatttatttattttattttattcaatgctACATGCTCTTGTAACTGCTTGTGAAAATGACTTGCAGTTTCTAAACGAACATTGTATGTACTCCactttttaaagggttagttcacccaaatatttaaatagttattaattactcaccctcatgtcttaTCCATATATATCTACTGTATAATTTCTCTCCTTCCATAATGTCTGCAGCCCAGTTTGGTGCTAACGCCATCCTGGGAGTGTCTCTTGCCATCTGCAAGGCTGGTGCGGCAGAAAAAGGCGTCCCCCTGTACCGTCATATTGCTGATCTGGCAGGAAACACAGAACTAGTGCTGCCAGTTCCTGTAAGAAAACTCATTACTCTGTTTCATGACTTCAGTGCGCAAGATAATAATTCAGCACTGTTGGTATTTTCTCTTGATTATTTGTGGAAATGAACTGACTAAGCACATCATCTCTGTCATCTGTCAGGCGTTTAACGTGATCAACGGAGGCTCACATGCTGGAAACAAACTGGCCATGCAGGAGTTCATGGTTCTTCCAGTGGGTGCGGAGTCTTTTCGTGACGCGCTGCGGGTCGGGGCTGAACTTTACCAGACCTTGAAAGGTGTCATCAAGGAGAAATATGGCCAGGATGCCACCAATGTCGGGGACGAGGGAGGTTTCGCGCCAAATATCCTGGAGAACAGTGAAGGTGGGATGTGAAAGTTGTTGTTAAATATGAAGTGCGTTTACAAGAAAATATGCTTTCAGTCGTACGcggttaacaatttcctgtagattCTACacgacctgacaaaagtattgtcgtcaatcctagttgtaagaggaacaaataataacttgacttctagttgatcatttggaaaagtggcagaaggtagattttttggatgaatcatctgttgaactgcatcccaatcatcacaaatactgcagaagacgtattggaacccgcatgaatccaaggttatcaaagaaatcagtcaagtttggtgaaggaaaaatcatggtttggggttacattcagtatggaggtgtgcaagagatctgcagagtgaatggcaacatcaacagcctgaggtatcaagacatttgtgttgcctattacattacaaaccacaggagagggtaaattcttcagcaggatagcgctccttctcatacttcagcctccacatcaaagttcctgaaagcaaagaaggtcaaggtgctccaggattggccagccctgtcaccagacatgaacattattgagcatgtctggggtaagattaaagaggagacattgaagatgaatcctgaTGAACTCCTGCAAGAACGCCTTCTTtgtcatttcagatgactttattattatgttatttgagtcattgcagagatgtatggatgcagtcctccaagctcatgatggagtcagacacaatattaactctttttctactttatattctatactgtacagtttttctgttaagtaacaagacttttgtctcagcaaagtcagaccttactgtcctaattaaataattaaaaatcaaggcatgaccatattttattgtggtaaaataagcgtaatctagaggcctttgcctttcatattagccacttctgataccaaacgatcaactagaagtgaagttTTTATTTGCCGTTTCAAAACCTTgcatagacgacaagacttttttcaggtagtgtacagtaacttactggcagcagtttgttAGTAACTTAAAAGTATTGtacttacatttacagcaccatttattttgccgtgtatgtatttacagaatgCTATGTATAtctatactgtaaaatatacagtaatagaACACAATAGGTATACTTTATAGAAACAGAGAACATTAGCTGGGTTCCTATCATTCTCTGTTTCTATACATattgtgttcacctgtgccttgttTAATTTCTCATGTATTCTGTGTACTTGTAGCTCTCTGCTTCCTCTTTTGTTATTGATTCagcttgtttatttttctgtaaataaagggctacttttacacacacaaaaataaataaaataaacagtaattctCACGATGCAGCTTTACAATGCAGTAACATACTGTGGTACAGTAAAACAGTTCATATTactgttaaatactgtgtaatttccAAAAATCGCTAACAGTATAATTCAATGCTACATGCTCTTTTCTTGTAACGGTTTGCGAAAATGACTCGCAATTTctaaatgaacattgttttaaaggggttagttcacccaagaatgtcaattctgttattaattactccttAATTATCGGGATAAGTTTGACAATGCAATTTTATTGTGTTGTCTCCTCTGTATCATTCTCACAGCGCTTGAGTTGATAAAGACAGCCATAGATAAGGCCGGATTCACAGATAAAGTTGTGATCGGGATGGATGTAGCAgcgtctgagttttacagtgaagggAAGTACGACCTTGACTTCAAGTCGCCTCCAAATGCAGACAGACACATCAGCAGCGACGAGCTTCTAGAGATCTACCAGACGTTCATCAACGACTTTCCGGGTAAATTGTAAACGCAGTAAAATGTAcagattttgacatttaaatatttaagttttttacatttatttacagtcttgagttgcattatgggatgttaatctctgctctgtcgacttttgatgttgaaaatttctacactttaacaaagtgacttttattgacattttagtaagaaataataaatatatagagagaaataaatctgttattacaagagtttattagtttattacaaggtttttgtaccttaatatacaacaccaacccagacaatatatcactttcaactactaaaaatgttcatcaacttttcaaggttaaaagttgttggaagaaagattgaagtaccataatgcagttcaaaagcataaataaaaacatgaaatacagaaaactgctaatttacggatatttttcagtgtactatGCTTCATTAATAAGTTTAAAACTTGTATAGAGCATGTTCACTTCAGAAAATAGTTATGCAGACACATTTTCCATGTAGTTTTTCTTTGGAGATTTCTTTTTTAGTCTTCTTGAAAGCATTAGAAGCCATAAACAAAACAACCTGCTCAAATAAATTCCAACATTACACATTTTGATTGTTGTTTTACAAGGATTGATTTGTGGCTGAACTTGTTTCAGTAgagtacagtaaataatataactGTCGAATGTCTGATAATCAAAATGTCAGATAATAAAAATTCTCTAGTTCACTGCATGTATTTGTTCATATTTCATTAATGGATCATTCTGAAGCACACTGTCAATTTATTCTGTCAATTTATACAAGGCTACTAGTAGTTTACACAACTGTTTCTACAGATACGCACCCAGGTATCAGTTCAatactctgtatcggccgataACCTGAGCTTAGATATTAGAATCGGTATCGGGAAGAGTAAAAGGGTATCGGAACCAGTGCTgagggtaatgcattacaagtaacggaAGTTATGtaataccaaagtccctttaaggcaagtcattttactcagcggccatctttgaaacacctctcgggcagtatgctcgggcatcctgtctgaatagggaaacatcaaattctccaaaactgcttgccaagcttacgattacatttcatattaggaatcaccaaaaaaaataaacaacagctgtctatttagtttcatttctaaacatccaagtcacacaaaatctgcagaaactcacatctggtccgagcTGTGCTCCCGAGTATCATGTCTAAAGCGatagatgattggctcctgtactagaaggcgggctttattcgccatgtagcgatcgatgattggcttctgtactagtaggtggggctttattcaccatattcaccacgagtgacatgtcttgtgtattctatagtttttGGTACTATGAATTTTCTATGTAATGCCACAGTCACTCTAGAGtgtgagcttgcgaaattctgtcgtacggtgctgcgaaaaggggcaggataaaacaagatgattagacatttaaaaaagcaagcgattggtccatatttaaaatttcagtctagagaggtcatgttttgatcctcgatgggtctTATactgtcaagtgatgcgatttcgcaagtcagagttcaccaagcttgaactttgcaatgcagcgaactgcgaaacttgccgcAACAGCTTGCCTTTCcgatctgacgcattcgcgtgcgtatgaatggaagtctatggggagaaaagtccagagTGACCGCAGCGTAACGAGTGAGGTAACGCATTACGCAGTACGTTACttttcagtttaattaattagctttaaaaaagtaattgctgaattaaaaagaGCGTCGTCACGTTAAATCCTGCACTGGATTTTTCCGAAAGTTCTCATTAATCTGAACCCATGGACTATGAGTTGTTCATGGACACATCACTGATacaaactttcattaatctgtatatatggctatagctctgggctcagaaagttaCTCAAGCATCGGAACACATTACTTACTTCAAAAAGTAAtccaactagttacttttttgggagttactcaatattgtaatgcattactctaTGATAAGTAACTTTCCCTAACACCGATTGGAACATCCCTACTGTACATACCAGCAAATTTGACCTCAAGATATTCTGTCATATGTTTGCTTCTGTCGAAATTGACAGTGGTGTCCATCGAGGACCCGTTTGATCAGGACGACTGGCCCGCTTGGACTAACATGACAGGCTCGGTGGGGATCCAGATCGTTGGCGACGACCTGACTGTCACAAACCCAAAGAGGATAGAGAAGGCAGCAGAGGACCGTGCGTGCAACTGCCTGCTGCTGAAGGTCAACCAAATCGGCTCCGTCACAGAGGCCATCCAAGCGTGAGTGGCTGAAAACTACAGTCAGGAAATTTAGTTTAGTATCAGCATTATCTCACTTTTTAATGGGGTTTCCTTCAGATGTAAGCTGGCTCAGGCTAACGGATGGGGTGTGATGGTCAGCCATCGCTCTGGAGAAACAGAAGACACTTTCATCGCTGATCTAGTGGTGGGACTCTGCACTGGACAGGTACACATTTCACCATTTAAACAGTTAGAagattttgctttatttattaaaggttctgtgaagtgctttgaaatgtgcagttttattggatgtttgacgtaatctcaactgaaacatgaagagagggtgggacaatatagctcctcccctttttaaaaagcagccaatagtgttttgttttatcacagctctgccagtgagagtggttgagctcaacgcatcaaatgaaaagcaaatgagaagcatcttgaagggggcggggcatgacaGATACTAGAGaaaatttgattggtcaagatttggtgagaaactaaagtataagGTGACGTGAAGTGACAAagtgcaagctttacatgtttacatcGGGTTTATATTTCCTAggtgaagtttatttttaaactaatttcgagaggatcacttgcttatgattgcttgtggctggtccCGCATGATCCAAtttatgatccaccaatcagacgattccgaAGCcgctataaataccctaagttccgtataacagccatctttgttctgaagaatccccccttccacccctactcctcctcctttcctagaagggtggcacggtggcccagtggttagcactgttgcctcatagcaagaacatcactggttttagtccttaccaagccagctgacatttctgtgcgaagtttacatgttctcaccGTGCTCACGCgagtttcccctgggttccccggtttcctcccaccgtccaaatacatgcaacttaagttaattgactaatccaaatcggcaccatagacatgctcctagaaagtagttatctcttaagagcaatcactatctgttcattagctactacagcaggggagttctcgagatctacctgagctcaaactcccctctcgccttgcaaacaggagggagccccgggctcggggatcttatgagctcagggctctctcctgggacagcattccaaacaagctttataatcaatcatcagctaagcgtGAACTTTTGAAATGCAAAATTTGGAGCGCACAAACATATAGATGTCCTCAAAACTCACTGACTGAAACTAacatgtaaattttttattttaatttcatgggaaaTTAATTGTTTGCTTGTTTCATGAAACTATCATAGAATCATTAGAGTTGATTTGCTGTACAAATGTTAACTTCGTCATTCTTTATTTTTCAGATAAAGACAGGAGCTCCGTGTAGATCTGAGCGTCTCGCCAAATACAACCAACTAATGAGGTAAGAGTGCGTTCAGTTTTGTTAGCAATGCTGTAATTGTTGTTATTGGCAATAAAAAGGAAACGCTAAGCAAGAAATGTAATGTTCTAAGCATTCAgacgataaaataaataaataaataaggaaagacAATGACAAGTTGATATTTTGTAGGTCAATATGGCTAAaaactatactcttattctgtCATAATAATTAAGGAATTTTGCTGCTCTACCACAGTAgaccatactatactataatgAGAGTATGGTTCGTAGCCATTTTGAGCTAGAaaatagcagtttttaattttctgtccGTCTTAGTAGAGAATGTAATAACAGCAGAGTCAAGCTTtgaataggaaaatgatcaaaacttttttatttttagattttttttatacaagatgctaatggtctaatctaattcaatgatttatgctaagctaagctaaaagtactcccACCAGACACAGAAATcgactgaatgaattaaaaaatgataaaactcaactgtttaacgctacattgtaaaaaaaacatcctggttgccttaaatttttattgcctttaaatattttatagagAAACATTGTAGCAACACTCTGGCAAACAACCCTTGACTTTAACATGGAAACAAATTGTAAAAGCCTTTGGTTTTAATCTTGCGTCagtcttttttgggtgaactgtccctttaatacaaAATATGGGGTTTTAATGGGAGTTAAACATTGCATTTCTTGCCATTTTCtcttattttagaaatattttatagAGAAACATCATGACAACACTCCGGCAACCAACCATAGACTTTACCATGGAAACACAATCTAAATGGTTTCAATCGTGCATCAGTCTTTTAACAGAACATGACTCAACTAAACTCGACTC
This DNA window, taken from Danio aesculapii chromosome 19, fDanAes4.1, whole genome shotgun sequence, encodes the following:
- the eno2 gene encoding gamma-enolase, with protein sequence MSVVSIIAREILDSRGNPTVEVDLRTDKGLFRAAVPSGASTGIYEALELRDGDKSRYNGKGVLKAVGHINDTLGPAIIASEISVMEQEKLDNMMIEMDGTENKSQFGANAILGVSLAICKAGAAEKGVPLYRHIADLAGNTELVLPVPAFNVINGGSHAGNKLAMQEFMVLPVGAESFRDALRVGAELYQTLKGVIKEKYGQDATNVGDEGGFAPNILENSEALELIKTAIDKAGFTDKVVIGMDVAASEFYSEGKYDLDFKSPPNADRHISSDELLEIYQTFINDFPVVSIEDPFDQDDWPAWTNMTGSVGIQIVGDDLTVTNPKRIEKAAEDRACNCLLLKVNQIGSVTEAIQACKLAQANGWGVMVSHRSGETEDTFIADLVVGLCTGQIKTGAPCRSERLAKYNQLMRIEEELGDQARFAGHNFRNPSAL